CCCATGTATGCGCTGTCTTTCGTACGAACGCCGTGCACGTTATGCAAGTTTGATTTGTTTTAGAGCGGCAGCATCCTATTCCCCCGTGTGCTTAAGTGATCTTTTTGAAATCGACACAAAATAAAGATCCAGCATGCCTCTGATTTATTTCACTGTAACCAACTTTTGAAAAAAGCAACCCTTTATTGAAACTGTGATGTAATCTATTTCTTGATAGTCTTGTTTCCAGATCAGCTAATGTCTCTAGAAACCACTGATTTCCTTTTGAATGTATAAAATCTATTCAAATTGACAAGTCACTTATTAAAATTATGGTATTCTTTTAGTAAGGAGAACAAAATACATTCATTGGGATTTGCAGCTAAACTCTAGTATATATTCTCTTCACATTTGTGAAAACAAACAGACATTTCTTGGGTCATTAGAAGCCATCCCCAATATCTTAGCTCATTTTCATGGAAACATTACTCCATTTCTGTCTTACGACAGCTCGCGTGGAGCTCGTTGTGCGTGTGCCACCTACTTAAAACACTCAGAAGGAATAAAATGTTTGGAAATGTTTGTTGTCACAGGTGTGAAGTTACAAGTGATGATCGAGGTCAGCGGCCTTCTCGACATTCAGATGAGCTGGAGGCATTCCATCAATCACTTATTATGGCCAGCAATAAATCATtttgggggggtcggggtgggtgaGTGGTCAAAGCAGCACATCTATTTGTTTTACGTATCGGCTAAAGAAAATCATATCGCTGTCTCTGCTATATCCACTAACATATTTGAGGTTACATACGGCATGTGCTATCTGATGGACATCTGCAGTGCATGTGCAGATTTGCACTCGAGTACTTTCTTCCGTGGGAAGATTTCTATTATCTATTCACTGATGGAATTATGGAATAAAGGATTACGAttcattctctcacacacacattcactgaaATAATTAAATGCGAATAAACAATCTTCTTTATAAGTAATTTAATTTTATATACTGGTACCGTAACTTTTAAAACAGAGGCTGCGTTATTTTCCAGTTGGAAGATTCGCGTGACCAGCACCCACACACACCAGCACGCACACACGCATATACACACCAGCACGCACACACgcatatacacacaaacatacacatgcaCGAACACGCACTCTTCCTTTCTCTGGGAAAGCCCATCAATATGTATCACTGAGCATGGATTATTTAACTTCATCAAGCACTTTTCTTGATCTGTCAACATTCGCTTTTCTTTACAGTACAGTTTTATTAAATGGGCGAGTTTCCTGAACGCACTGCAGCGTCCGTTGGGACATTCTATTAAGTTGTATTTCCGGAAATCATTTTTTCCGTGATTATCGAAATGCAGTAAAATGGACTAAGAAAGATCACAGTActtctggggtggggtgggtgggtgggttctTTCTATGAATCTTTATCTCTGCCAAGTTACATTTGCAGCTAAAAAATAAACATCTTGCTCCAAAGATcccaacattttattttaaataaatataaatatcaTATAAAACTATTCACAACGAGTGAACTTTAACCGTGACATTTTACAGCAATGTACCAACCAGCTAGCTATTTACAGTGTTTTTCCATTCAACCTACAATTGTTCTTAAGGGTCCGGTGCATTTACATATGTGTCTACTTTTTTTTCAGAAGTCAACACAGTTTGAAAATACATTATTTATATAGAACACTCGAAAACTTTGAAAGGACAGTGCACGAACAGTGCGTCACctgatggagagaaaaaaaaaccctgAACGATTCATACAAAATGATGTTAGCCTCAAACTGCAGCCTATTCTTCTATATTTTAACCCCAGTATTTGCACTTATTGAAAACAGTGATGATAAAAGAACTGCTGCTTGTTCCATCCTAGTGAAATTCTACAATGAATCCATTCATAccaggagggtgagcaggcaaagACAACCGATTGCAATCACAACTCTACACCAAGGGGGCTTTCTTTTAAATGTTAAGCAAATATGAAGATAAGTGCGTGGAAGGGATATAGAATTAGAAAGGTCTGTAAACGTTTAAACGTTGCAGTTCTGTCCGTTGTGTCTATGCAGGTGACATATCTTTGTCTTCTTTGCCAGATGATATTGGAGAGAGGGACTCCTCGTCCTCGGAGCGCAGACAGTGTccttggctgctacatttgcagGCGTTGTGCGCGTTCCGCGGGGTCCCCTTGCCCTCCTTTTTGTGTTTGACACGCCGATTCTGGAACCAGATCTTCACCTGCTTCTCGGATAGGTTCAGATAGGTGGCAATTTCAATCCTGCGAAGCCTCGACAGGTACATGTTGGAGGCGAACTCCCTCTCGAGCTCCAAGAGTTGTGTGCTGGTGAAGGCCGTTCTCATCCGTTTACCGTTCTGCAAGTGACTGTTATTTTCAGGACCTGTGAGCACGTAATGATACTACAGCATTAACAAAATATGGAAAAGCAGCTTTCAAACAGATAGCACCATCTCGCCAACAGTAAAATATAACCTCTCTGTCTATCCCCCATGcctgaaaataaatataaattataGAAAGTTTTGAAACTGGTTGCGTCTGGAACTAAAGAAGCATTCTGTATTTATCCAACTTTTATTAAACTCGCATCTACGTTTTCACCTTGATTGTGTCGTTCGGATAGATATTTTAATCAGATAAATCCTAAAGCCCGGGATCGTTTAGTAAACGCTCACCTCTTTCTAACAATTGTTCCAAAGGTGGTATCTATTGCCCATGGTGAAAGCAGAAACCCCTCTTCAAAGCACTATAACGTCTTTCAAATATTAAGTGTGCTTATAGTATGCTAATCGTTACATTTTCAATTAAAATAGCAGAGCTTTTGGCAGTAAACCATAATTTCTCTCTCAACGCACATATTTGGCTAAACTCGCAACCTGTCCTCGGGTATCTGACACGTTTAAGTTAGGTTCTGTTTTAAATAGATGTACATACCCACGGTAAGACAGTGGTATCTCCTGGGGTCTGTTACGCTGTAAGTGGGTGTGCAAACAGGTGGATGCCCGAGCCCGGGATTTGACTGCTGGTTGATTCGTTGACAGTACTGAGGATCTCCGTTTGGGAACTGGCTTTTCAGCAGTGGGATCCCACTCCGGGATGAATGGATATGAGACGTGACACAGAGGGGACAGACACAGAAAGTGCCCGTCTTTCTGGACGGGCAAACGGGAGTGGAAACCGACATCATAGTTGGAGAGTGGACGCTAATGGGAATCAGAAAGTCTTGGCCGTGATCGTTCAAGACAGGAGTAGGTCTCACTGAAGAGTCTTTGATGATCAAGGAATCAACGTAAAACGATCGAGACATTTTGTGTATTCTTCTTGGCTCTGTCTGGTTTTGCTGGATGCTGCGTTCAGTATACACTgcgcagggagagagtcagaaggTGCTTATGTTTGGAAGCTAAACAAAAGGGTCTCTGGCGATGGTTGGTCTGAACGTCACCCACGTGTGCGCCCTACTCCAAGGCTTTTTTTGAATGTTGCCAGTGAACTATCAACACGTGATTATAAAGAGAGCCGGAGATCAACATTTCCCCATTTGTCTGGCAACCCCTTGAGACACACTATCAAAGTCTGACAAAACAAGAAACAAAAAACTTTTTAAGTGAGTGTTTTGTAATTTTGCTCAGTGCGTAAAAGGAAAGCTCCACAGCTGACTTAAGATGTACACAGCGCAAGTTAACCAGCTGCCGATAACAGCACCATTGTCATGAGATTTAAAATCACTTTCAATTGACTCACTAGGGAAGGGAATAGTTTATCCCAGTGACACTTTCTGAATCTTGGTGAGTGTTTTCTTACATGTGCAGATGGCTACAGTCCAACATAGTAA
The DNA window shown above is from Heptranchias perlo isolate sHepPer1 chromosome 1, sHepPer1.hap1, whole genome shotgun sequence and carries:
- the gsx2 gene encoding GS homeobox 2 is translated as MSRSFYVDSLIIKDSSVRPTPVLNDHGQDFLIPISVHSPTMMSVSTPVCPSRKTGTFCVCPLCVTSHIHSSRSGIPLLKSQFPNGDPQYCQRINQQSNPGLGHPPVCTPTYSVTDPRRYHCLTVGPENNSHLQNGKRMRTAFTSTQLLELEREFASNMYLSRLRRIEIATYLNLSEKQVKIWFQNRRVKHKKEGKGTPRNAHNACKCSSQGHCLRSEDEESLSPISSGKEDKDMSPA